The sequence ATCCTTTCTTCTGTCACACCTTTCTCCCTTCTCTTTTTCCTAACAccctttcttcctctctctctctctctctctctctgcctatACTATAAGATGCTAATGATCAGCAATTACTGCCAGAGATGTTGGGGCTCGGTGAAATGAGTAGCTGAGACAATGGCCATGGGAGAGCAAAGATGGCAAGTTGTGGCATACGAAAGTAGGAAATGGGTGAGAGAACGAGAAGTGTTGGGAGCAAAGAGGGAATCTGGTATGTGGCATCTCATAGAACATTGATGCAATGGAGGTACAAATGGTGGGGTTGCAGACGGCATTTGGAGTGATCTGCTATGAGTTGGCAACAGACTGTAGGGAGATGCTTGTGTTTCTGAAAGGTCATGCAGCAGAAATCCAAGATAAGGAAGGTGACGAGCTTCTTTTTCCGGAGCCAGCTTTTGTTGGTGAACCTTCCTGCTACCTCCATGCACCGACAGTGGAGTCATTGATCCACTGTTGTTTCGTCTCAACACGCTCCAAATTTGGGTGGTGGAAGACATCTCTATCCATTTCAGGTTTGGGATAATGTGGTTCTCACTGGGAGTGATGAGTCTTCTTCCATCAGTCATATTAAGGCAGAATTATAGCAGAAGCTGCTACACAGGTCAAGTTCTTACAGGTCGTCTTCCTTCTTCCGACCAATCAACTCGAATGGCACATTAATGCTCCGAGATAGGTCTCTAATCGTATGGCGCTTCAGATCAAACGCCTTGTGGAACTCCATTAGTGACTTTTTGCCAGTGTATAAAGAATCTGAAAGGTGGTGTTTGAGTCCCCTTCTTTTCGTCAATGCTAAGCAACCCAAAGACTGTTGGTGCTTGTCGAGTATATTCCAGCTTTGTAGAAGCTTATCTAATGTTTGACATCAACTTGTTCACGTATATTAGGAAAGAGTCATTTCCTCAAGCACCTTCTACCATTGTGCCATGAACATCGACAGAGGTCGTGATAACATGGAGGACGAAGAAGAGTCACACACCGGCATCTGAAAACAGAAACACAGTTGTGGTTTTGATGGTGATCAGAAGTGTTGGTAAAGATCGTATCCTCCTTAAACATAGCAAACATAAGTTCTCCTCGAAGACCAAGCCAACTGAATCCGATTCACAAACCCTGAGAACATGGTTTGCGCAGGTTCAGATGATGCCATGGCTTCTACACTGAGAACATGGATTATTATTACACGAACACCAGTATTTATAGGACAACAATGAATAAAGAATCATCTTATTTTAATCTGCTTCTCCCATTCAGGCAATGGCGCACTCCGGCGGCAGGCCCTGAGGAAACCGCTTGGCGTCGTTGCAGTAGTTGTAGATCATGTAGTTCTTCTGAACCCATCTCATCCTCCCCTGGCTGGTCAAGTCGAGCTCCTGGTTCCACCACCCGCTCTTGGTGGAGCCGCCGCACTTGGAGCTTCCCCGGACGCAGGCGTCGGCGTTGAAGTTCCTGTAGGAGGCGACGAAGGGTGCCTTGCTCCAGTCCGTCTTCACCAGCCCGCCCCTGGTCGCCCAGTCGTCGGCGTTCCAGAGGCTGGAGTAGATCCTCATGGGTTGGTTCTTGGGGAAGGCGATGCCCCTCGATTCCAGGTTCTTGAAGTCTCTGATGGGAGTGCCGTCGACCATGAAGCTGAAACCATCGCAAAACCCATGGTGAGTTTCTACACCTTGTGACGAGCTCGTCGTCGAGGTCTTACATGACGTGTCTCGGGTTCCACAGGATGGAGTAGGTGTGGAAATCCTCGGTGGGATCGAACCACAGCTTGAACTGCATCTCCCTGTTCCCCTTCCCCTGGGTGAACACATTGGTGTGCAGAGTGTAAGGGTCGCCGCTGAGGTTGCCGAGGAACTCGAAGTCGATCTCGTCATGAGTCGGTCCCTGAGAAGACAGCTGCAAGAACAGAGGGCCACATCAGCATCAGCTCCGGCAACCACAGTCATGAGTCGGGGGGGGCGAAGAGCTTACGTAGTAGGCGGTGACGGTGCCGGCAGAGTTACCGGGGACGAGCTTGATCTGCATGTCGATCTTGCCGAACAGGTACTCGTTCTTGGACTGGAAGCCGGAGCCAGAGGTCTTGTCGAGGGAGAGGGTGAGGAGCTGGCCATTGTTGAGGATCTTGGCGCGGCCATCGCCCCAGGTGACGTCGAAGTCCTGGTACAAATTACCAGCAGCGGCGACGGCCACCAGGGCGCAAAGCCCCAACACGAACAGCACGGCCATTACTGCGAGAGTGTGGCGTAGAAGCAAGAGGAGGATGGGAGGAAGCTGATGAGGACTGCGGTGGTGGTGATGGCGAGTACTTATAGATGTGGAGAGCAGTGATTGGATGATAGCGAGCTGTGAGCTGGCAGTGGACTGGAGACAGGTGGGTGTGTGTTGTGTGGTGTGGACGCGGCTCATTAAAAGGGGAACAGTGATAACGTGGACGGAGAGAAGCTTCCGTGTGTTGAGTGCCTTCACCTACAATTCAAATCCCCCCCTTAATTTAATATGGTAACGATGATTAACTCCACTGAGAGAATTTTAGTAGTTAATGAAGTGATTTAGATTTCGTGATCTATGAAAAAGCTGCTTGTCATGTACggacgtacatatatatatatatatatatatatatatatatatatatatatatatatatatattatggcaCGTGACAATTAGGTTGCCTATTAATTATGATTGTGTATTGTTCTCGTGATCATGCGAGAGAAAAAGACCAAAAAGGACTTATGAGGTTTATTATAGCGTATGTCACGTGCCATCCACCGGTTCAATTTAGGGTTTTGTATATTAGGAATTCAATTCTAACATTTCAATCCGATTTCACTtctagtgatatatatatatatatatatatatatatatatatataatataaaccaATGATTACACCAATGGTTTGTGACAATTATCACACATGAAACGGTGGTACAACGTATGCTACGTAAAGGCATGTCGCATTCGAGGTCATTCATGAGGTGCGAAGGGGTAATTTGGTCAATGTGGTCGAGTTCCTCTCCCTCCTCGCTGGCGTATAAGGACACGTACCAACTACTGCGTCCGATAGGGCACGAATGAGAGAGCACGAAACCAAAAGCAAACCATTCATCCTAATAATTTGCAATCCGTATTTGTTGGCACATTAAAATGACACGTTTGGGTGAAATATACTCACCACAATGTTCTGGAGGAAGCATTCACGATTTCACCACGAAATAGTACATAATGATTCGAGATAATAATTAGTATAATAAAGTGGGGAGGGT comes from Musa acuminata AAA Group cultivar baxijiao chromosome BXJ3-3, Cavendish_Baxijiao_AAA, whole genome shotgun sequence and encodes:
- the LOC135633376 gene encoding xyloglucan endotransglucosylase protein 1-like; translation: MAVLFVLGLCALVAVAAAGNLYQDFDVTWGDGRAKILNNGQLLTLSLDKTSGSGFQSKNEYLFGKIDMQIKLVPGNSAGTVTAYYLSSQGPTHDEIDFEFLGNLSGDPYTLHTNVFTQGKGNREMQFKLWFDPTEDFHTYSILWNPRHVIFMVDGTPIRDFKNLESRGIAFPKNQPMRIYSSLWNADDWATRGGLVKTDWSKAPFVASYRNFNADACVRGSSKCGGSTKSGWWNQELDLTSQGRMRWVQKNYMIYNYCNDAKRFPQGLPPECAIA